In Pseudomonas fluorescens NCIMB 11764, a single window of DNA contains:
- a CDS encoding SDR family NAD(P)-dependent oxidoreductase produces the protein MDIDNKVVVVAGGGSGLGQATAQDLAARGARVVIVDLNEQAVHEVASKVDGLAVICDVADDEASRIAMQTIVERVGRPHVLVNCAGIAPSARIIGKRGPASLSDFERVIRINLLGTFNWLRLAADAMKDNTPNDDGERGVIINTASIAAYEGQIGQSAYAASKGAIVSMTLPAARELARFGIRVTAIAPGLFGTAMLEAIDADIKERLIADIPFPHRFGKPSEFSAMVGAIIENPMLNGSVIRLDAALRMQAQ, from the coding sequence ATGGATATCGACAATAAGGTTGTGGTGGTCGCCGGTGGCGGCTCAGGTCTTGGCCAGGCAACGGCCCAGGATCTTGCGGCGCGTGGCGCCCGCGTGGTGATCGTGGACCTTAACGAACAGGCCGTGCACGAGGTCGCCAGCAAAGTTGACGGCTTGGCAGTCATCTGCGACGTGGCGGATGACGAGGCGTCTCGGATCGCCATGCAGACGATTGTGGAACGTGTCGGACGACCTCACGTACTGGTCAATTGTGCGGGCATTGCCCCTTCCGCGCGAATCATTGGCAAACGGGGCCCGGCATCGCTCAGTGATTTCGAACGGGTCATTCGTATTAATCTGTTGGGCACCTTCAACTGGCTGCGTCTGGCGGCAGACGCCATGAAAGACAATACGCCCAACGATGATGGTGAACGAGGCGTGATCATCAATACCGCCTCGATAGCCGCCTATGAAGGCCAGATCGGCCAAAGTGCCTATGCCGCCTCCAAGGGAGCAATCGTCTCCATGACATTGCCCGCAGCCAGGGAGTTGGCACGTTTTGGCATTCGCGTGACGGCGATTGCGCCAGGCTTGTTCGGCACTGCGATGCTTGAGGCAATCGACGCCGACATCAAGGAGCGACTGATCGCTGATATACCGTTTCCTCATCGCTTCGGAAAACCGTCCGAGTTTTCCGCGATGGTCGGCGCGATCATAGAAAATCCGATGCTCAACGGCTCGGTCATCCGGCTGGACGCCGCACTGCGCATGCAAGCGCAATAA
- a CDS encoding isocitrate lyase/PEP mutase family protein, protein MRAKNSFYPLTEAFSGPKALVIPGAYDALSAMLVQAAGYPAVYVGSYATAAAGFGLADVGVLTLDELARHAKSVSGAVSVPVIADAEGGFFDPANIWRTVQAFEDAGVSAIHIEDHAGGKHTNLEQKLIPLELMLQRLQAAMDARRNPEFIIIARTDAIWATHNVDECVTRLKAFAQIGITHFFANGADPATLREIKKQVPGNYIVINLPSIRNRDEWDGAADVVIDYAFCLLAASKALQVALDQFTSSPDANRSDALIEDFEAFEHRLGYSEFTERALRYARHD, encoded by the coding sequence ATGCGCGCAAAGAACAGCTTTTACCCACTGACCGAAGCCTTCAGCGGCCCCAAGGCGCTAGTGATTCCAGGGGCCTACGATGCATTGAGCGCCATGCTGGTACAAGCGGCCGGTTATCCGGCGGTCTATGTCGGTAGCTATGCAACGGCGGCCGCCGGATTTGGCCTGGCGGACGTCGGCGTGCTGACGCTGGATGAGCTGGCCCGGCATGCCAAGTCGGTCAGCGGCGCAGTCAGCGTGCCAGTGATTGCTGATGCCGAGGGTGGTTTCTTCGACCCCGCCAATATCTGGCGCACTGTGCAGGCCTTCGAAGACGCGGGCGTGTCGGCTATTCATATCGAGGATCATGCCGGTGGCAAACACACCAATCTGGAACAGAAGCTGATTCCGTTAGAGCTGATGCTGCAACGTTTGCAGGCCGCCATGGATGCGCGACGCAACCCGGAATTCATCATCATCGCTCGAACCGATGCCATCTGGGCGACTCACAATGTCGATGAGTGCGTTACACGCTTGAAAGCGTTTGCGCAAATCGGCATCACGCACTTTTTTGCGAACGGTGCAGACCCGGCCACGTTGCGAGAAATCAAAAAGCAGGTGCCGGGCAACTACATCGTGATCAACCTGCCCAGCATACGCAATCGGGATGAGTGGGATGGCGCTGCCGATGTCGTGATCGATTACGCATTCTGCCTGCTGGCGGCGAGCAAGGCTCTGCAAGTGGCACTCGATCAATTTACAAGTAGCCCCGACGCAAATCGCTCGGACGCATTGATCGAAGACTTTGAAGCGTTTGAGCATCGTCTGGGCTACAGCGAGTTTACCGAGCGAGCGCTGCGCTACGCCCGTCACGATTAA
- a CDS encoding SDR family NAD(P)-dependent oxidoreductase, which yields MNGENSPAFAVFADLADKVVIITGGGRGLGRTIADGFAKQGATVVLVGRSLEQLNIAVREINEAGGKAAAFQADIADEDSVSALCKSVHDTYGRIDVLVNNAGINPWYKSAENTTLQEWRQIIDVNLTGVFLTCKYAGQLMLNAGQGSIINITSVAGRVGLAKTTAYCAAKGGVEMLTRQLALEWAARGIRVNAVAPGYFATDLTEGLRTHPVLGRRVMDRTPLGRFGELQEIVGASLFLASSAASYVTGHSLAVDGGWTAC from the coding sequence TTCGCCGTGTTTGCCGACCTCGCCGATAAAGTCGTGATCATTACCGGCGGTGGCCGAGGCCTGGGGCGAACCATTGCCGATGGCTTCGCCAAGCAAGGTGCCACAGTGGTGCTGGTAGGGCGCAGCCTTGAACAACTGAACATCGCCGTGCGCGAGATCAATGAAGCGGGTGGCAAAGCCGCCGCGTTCCAGGCCGATATCGCCGATGAAGACAGCGTGTCCGCCCTGTGTAAATCAGTGCATGACACCTATGGCCGGATTGACGTATTGGTGAACAACGCCGGTATCAATCCCTGGTATAAATCTGCGGAAAACACCACGCTGCAGGAGTGGCGGCAAATCATCGACGTCAACCTGACGGGAGTGTTCCTCACCTGTAAATATGCCGGCCAATTGATGCTCAACGCGGGCCAGGGCTCCATCATCAACATCACCTCCGTGGCCGGTCGCGTGGGCCTGGCCAAGACCACCGCCTACTGCGCGGCCAAAGGCGGGGTCGAGATGCTGACGCGCCAGTTGGCACTGGAGTGGGCAGCAAGAGGCATTCGGGTTAACGCCGTTGCACCCGGCTACTTCGCCACCGACTTGACCGAAGGCCTGCGCACGCATCCGGTCCTGGGTCGCAGAGTCATGGATCGCACGCCGTTGGGGCGCTTCGGCGAGCTCCAGGAAATCGTCGGCGCCAGTCTGTTTCTGGCCTCATCGGCAGCCTCGTATGTCACCGGTCATTCATTGGCCGTTGATGGCGGCTGGACCGCGTGCTGA
- a CDS encoding MFS transporter: protein MLPIIIFGDNIMHSNSTVGKSDPLDATYKKITWRLLPYLFIAYVFAYLDRVNIGFAAVQMKADLNFTDAVYGLGAGVFFIGYFMCEIPSNLLMNKIGARLTIARIMICWGLVSSCMMLVTSPTSFYLLRLLLGIFEAGFAPGVLLYLTLWYPPARRAQMAAIFLSGAAVAGLIGAPISGWMLDALDEYAGLHGWQWLFMLEGIPSVFLGLMALVMLPDRPGAASWLTPEEKNRIKAELVTGQSTAHHGFIDALRDPVIYYIALAWFTVICGIYAVAFWMPMLMQDAGIKTSTQIGLWSIIPYGFAAIGMVLISRHSDKVMERRWHAATCALLGALGLGLLPFVHDNFFLTMAALTLASTAVFSAMPITLAMPMCYLSGKAAPGGIAFVNTIGLLGGVASPYMLGLIKTNTGSLDNGLFLIAALLVIGSLLVVGFVRLEPQNKPVVV, encoded by the coding sequence GTGCTTCCAATAATAATTTTCGGAGACAACATAATGCACTCTAACTCTACCGTCGGAAAATCCGACCCGCTTGATGCCACTTACAAAAAAATAACCTGGCGCTTGCTTCCCTATTTATTCATCGCCTATGTGTTTGCGTATCTCGATCGGGTCAATATCGGATTCGCCGCTGTGCAAATGAAAGCTGATCTGAACTTTACCGATGCTGTTTACGGGTTGGGTGCCGGCGTATTTTTTATCGGTTATTTCATGTGTGAAATCCCCAGTAATTTGCTGATGAACAAAATAGGCGCCCGCTTGACCATCGCCCGCATCATGATCTGCTGGGGGCTGGTATCCAGTTGCATGATGCTGGTGACCAGTCCGACGTCGTTTTATCTGTTACGGCTTTTATTGGGCATCTTCGAAGCCGGCTTTGCACCCGGAGTGCTGTTGTATCTGACGCTGTGGTATCCACCGGCACGCAGGGCACAGATGGCTGCTATTTTTCTCAGTGGTGCCGCAGTCGCAGGTTTGATCGGCGCGCCAATCTCCGGCTGGATGCTCGACGCGCTGGATGAATACGCCGGATTGCATGGATGGCAATGGCTGTTCATGCTCGAAGGTATTCCTTCGGTTTTTCTGGGCTTGATGGCATTGGTGATGTTGCCGGATCGCCCTGGCGCGGCAAGCTGGCTTACACCTGAAGAAAAAAATCGCATCAAGGCCGAACTGGTTACCGGGCAGTCAACAGCCCACCATGGTTTTATCGACGCGTTGCGCGATCCGGTCATTTATTACATTGCTCTCGCCTGGTTTACCGTGATTTGCGGTATTTATGCCGTGGCTTTCTGGATGCCCATGCTCATGCAGGACGCCGGGATCAAAACCTCCACTCAGATCGGCCTGTGGTCGATCATTCCCTACGGCTTCGCAGCCATTGGCATGGTGTTGATATCGCGTCACTCCGACAAAGTCATGGAGCGTCGATGGCATGCAGCGACCTGTGCCTTGCTTGGGGCGCTAGGCCTCGGTCTGCTTCCGTTTGTACACGACAATTTCTTCCTGACCATGGCAGCTTTGACCCTGGCCAGCACGGCGGTCTTCTCTGCCATGCCGATTACCTTGGCAATGCCCATGTGCTATCTGTCCGGCAAAGCTGCTCCGGGCGGTATTGCCTTTGTCAACACGATCGGTTTGTTGGGCGGCGTGGCCAGCCCTTACATGCTGGGCCTGATCAAGACCAATACAGGCAGTCTGGACAACGGGTTGTTTCTCATCGCGGCGTTGCTGGTAATCGGCTCGTTGCTGGTGGTGGGATTCGTGCGCCTGGAACCGCAAAACAAACCTGTAGTTGTCTGA
- a CDS encoding acyl-CoA synthetase → MARNMSHYDQSYRDFKWELPPTFNFGTDVVDRYAREADGPALIWANAAGEEIRLSYSDISQLTDRFASVLTQRGIRRGDRVLIMLPRIPDWQIAMVGCLKIGAIPIPSVEMLTRKDINYRVRHADVRAVVARAEHVEKFADVMNDVAVKLSLGIAPGFESYENAMINADGVFEPAVLSLDEPAVLYYTSGSTGEPKGVLHPTRSLFAWREAARHWLDLDRNDVIWCTADVGWSKAGTSILFGPWSAGACTFFYDGPFDPAQRLALLAKYQVSVYCAPGTELFRVVDEDLSRYDLSQLRHTVSAGERLNACVAEKWRKKTGVPVMEAYGQTETLMTLANFACVATREGSMGLPMPGSDVDIIDAQGRRLPWGSEGDIAIRVPNPLLMLGYLKDEARTQESYVDGDDGRWFITGDIGARDADGYFFYSGRRDDVINSAGYRIGPTEVENALLSHPGVLECAVIGAPHEERGEIVKAFVVLRPGMAPKDQLVSDLQDHVKHMTAPYKYPRAIEFVDALPKTQTGKIQRSALRALEKKETHP, encoded by the coding sequence ATGGCCCGCAATATGAGTCACTACGATCAGAGCTATCGGGATTTCAAATGGGAACTTCCGCCGACGTTTAACTTCGGCACCGATGTGGTCGATCGTTACGCTCGCGAAGCCGATGGTCCCGCATTGATTTGGGCGAATGCCGCCGGGGAAGAAATCCGCCTCTCGTATTCCGACATATCACAACTCACCGACCGATTCGCCTCAGTGTTGACTCAACGCGGCATACGACGCGGCGATCGAGTGCTTATCATGCTGCCGCGTATTCCGGATTGGCAGATCGCGATGGTCGGCTGCCTCAAGATAGGGGCGATTCCGATTCCTTCCGTGGAAATGCTCACCCGCAAGGATATTAATTACCGCGTCCGTCACGCCGACGTGCGCGCGGTGGTGGCCAGGGCTGAGCACGTCGAAAAGTTCGCCGATGTGATGAACGACGTGGCGGTCAAGTTATCGCTGGGCATCGCACCGGGTTTTGAGTCGTACGAGAACGCGATGATCAACGCCGACGGCGTCTTCGAGCCCGCGGTGTTGTCCCTCGATGAACCGGCGGTGCTGTATTACACCAGCGGTTCTACCGGCGAACCCAAAGGTGTGCTGCACCCGACCCGAAGCCTGTTTGCCTGGCGCGAAGCCGCACGGCACTGGCTCGATCTGGATCGCAACGATGTGATTTGGTGCACCGCCGACGTAGGTTGGAGCAAGGCTGGCACGTCCATCCTGTTTGGCCCATGGAGCGCCGGTGCCTGTACCTTTTTTTATGACGGCCCGTTCGATCCAGCACAGCGTCTTGCGTTGTTGGCCAAATACCAGGTCAGCGTCTATTGCGCCCCTGGCACCGAACTGTTTCGCGTGGTCGACGAGGATCTCTCCCGCTACGACCTGTCGCAGCTGCGTCACACGGTATCGGCCGGCGAGCGGTTAAACGCTTGCGTGGCAGAGAAATGGCGTAAGAAAACCGGGGTCCCGGTCATGGAAGCCTACGGACAGACCGAAACCCTGATGACCCTGGCAAACTTTGCCTGTGTTGCGACGCGCGAAGGATCGATGGGGCTGCCGATGCCGGGTAGCGACGTCGACATCATCGATGCCCAAGGCCGCCGACTGCCCTGGGGCAGTGAAGGCGATATCGCGATTCGCGTTCCTAATCCATTGCTGATGCTCGGTTACTTAAAGGACGAAGCGCGCACCCAAGAGTCGTACGTCGACGGCGACGATGGGCGTTGGTTCATTACGGGAGATATCGGAGCGCGAGACGCGGACGGTTACTTCTTCTACAGTGGCCGACGTGATGACGTCATCAACTCGGCGGGTTACCGAATCGGTCCAACCGAAGTGGAAAATGCCCTGCTCAGTCACCCTGGCGTTCTGGAATGTGCCGTGATTGGCGCGCCCCACGAGGAACGCGGTGAAATCGTCAAGGCGTTCGTGGTGCTGCGCCCCGGTATGGCGCCGAAAGATCAACTTGTCAGTGACTTGCAGGACCATGTCAAACACATGACTGCGCCCTATAAATACCCACGCGCCATTGAGTTCGTCGACGCGCTGCCCAAGACCCAGACAGGCAAGATTCAGCGCAGCGCACTCAGGGCACTTGAAAAAAAAGAGACTCACCCTTGA
- a CDS encoding 3-isopropylmalate dehydratase large subunit — MGYTMTEKILARTAGLAAVNAGDEVQVKPDFVLAYDFPGYTDRYFKEMESEFQVIQVKEPERFGVFIDHMVPAINPEEENFHKETRDWTTRNGVEVFERRGIGHQVAAEVGYAVPGALAVHFDPHISQLGTFGTLALGIHRNMLQAYVQDTVSLRVPETVRIDFIGHLQDGVMARDVLNHLVKTLGPSACQFCVMELGGRGLANLSVEGLQTITGLAMFTGAISAIVAPDAARLDYALPLARKVLEPVYSDPDARYQAIHTIDLSAIEPVIVIPPSSAGTRDLAEYIGMEVQVGYLGSCASGRLEDLRIAARILRGRTLAPGFTLYVVPTSQHIMAEAAREGLLTTLVEAGAFVSSPSCDYCYGRIGTMNAGQRAVSTGTLNVRGRMGSTDAEIYLCSAAAVAAAAIEGKVADPRHYL, encoded by the coding sequence ATGGGCTACACCATGACTGAAAAGATTCTGGCCCGTACCGCTGGGTTGGCAGCAGTCAACGCCGGCGATGAAGTTCAAGTCAAACCGGATTTCGTATTGGCATATGACTTTCCCGGTTATACCGATCGCTACTTCAAGGAAATGGAAAGCGAGTTTCAGGTTATCCAGGTAAAAGAGCCAGAACGCTTTGGCGTATTTATCGATCACATGGTGCCGGCCATTAATCCGGAAGAAGAAAACTTCCACAAGGAAACCCGGGACTGGACAACGCGTAACGGTGTGGAAGTATTCGAGCGTCGCGGCATTGGTCATCAGGTGGCGGCTGAAGTCGGTTATGCGGTGCCTGGCGCATTGGCTGTGCATTTTGATCCACACATTTCGCAGTTGGGAACGTTCGGTACATTAGCCCTGGGCATTCACCGCAACATGCTACAAGCCTATGTTCAGGATACGGTTTCCTTGCGAGTGCCGGAGACTGTGCGGATCGATTTCATCGGCCATTTGCAAGACGGTGTCATGGCCCGCGATGTGCTGAATCATCTGGTCAAAACCCTGGGCCCGAGCGCCTGCCAGTTCTGCGTGATGGAGTTGGGCGGTCGCGGGCTCGCCAACCTGTCCGTCGAAGGCTTGCAGACCATTACCGGCCTGGCGATGTTCACCGGTGCAATTTCCGCGATTGTCGCGCCTGATGCCGCGCGCCTCGACTATGCCCTGCCTCTGGCTCGAAAAGTTCTCGAGCCGGTATACAGCGATCCGGATGCCCGGTATCAGGCGATCCACACCATCGACTTGAGCGCTATCGAGCCGGTTATTGTCATTCCACCCAGCTCCGCCGGTACCCGCGATCTTGCCGAGTACATCGGTATGGAAGTGCAAGTCGGCTATCTCGGTTCCTGCGCCTCCGGACGCCTGGAAGACCTGCGCATCGCGGCGCGTATTCTTCGCGGCCGCACATTGGCGCCTGGCTTCACGTTGTATGTCGTTCCGACCAGTCAACACATCATGGCCGAAGCGGCCCGGGAAGGCTTGTTGACCACGCTGGTGGAGGCCGGCGCTTTTGTCTCGTCGCCCAGTTGCGACTACTGCTATGGCCGGATAGGCACCATGAATGCGGGGCAGCGTGCCGTTTCCACCGGAACCTTGAACGTACGTGGTCGGATGGGCAGTACCGACGCTGAAATCTACCTGTGCAGCGCCGCCGCTGTGGCTGCTGCCGCAATCGAAGGCAAGGTCGCTGACCCTCGCCATTATCTTTGA
- a CDS encoding nitroreductase: protein MNTKAFSMNIHDPQLSTRQAITSRRSVRAFLRTPVPRETVEHVLELAARAPSGSNVQPWQVWVLTGAPLYDLGQELQALALNAESEHAENPQVHHVREPYRSRRRKVAQDLYQAVNINRDEMQKMRVQTSRNFVFFDAPVGLFFTIDRDLDNGRWLDYGMFLQTLMLAAKAHGLDTCAQQAFVKYETLIARRLGLDDNQRLVCGMALGFADPSAPSNSFIAERAPLSAFAQFVVTLN from the coding sequence ATGAACACAAAGGCCTTTTCCATGAACATTCACGATCCGCAGCTCAGTACTCGGCAAGCCATCACGTCACGCCGTTCGGTACGCGCTTTTTTGCGCACGCCGGTACCACGCGAGACAGTCGAGCACGTTCTGGAACTGGCAGCCCGCGCACCAAGTGGATCGAATGTTCAACCCTGGCAGGTTTGGGTACTGACAGGCGCCCCGCTCTACGATCTCGGCCAGGAACTGCAAGCCCTGGCGCTGAATGCAGAGTCGGAGCACGCCGAAAACCCGCAAGTGCATCACGTGCGCGAACCGTACCGCTCCCGGCGTCGAAAAGTCGCTCAGGACTTGTACCAGGCCGTGAATATCAATCGCGATGAAATGCAAAAAATGCGTGTGCAAACATCACGCAACTTCGTTTTTTTCGATGCCCCGGTTGGGCTGTTCTTTACCATCGATCGGGATCTCGATAACGGCCGCTGGCTCGATTACGGGATGTTCCTGCAGACCCTGATGCTGGCGGCAAAAGCCCATGGTCTCGACACCTGTGCCCAGCAGGCCTTCGTCAAATACGAAACGCTGATCGCTCGGCGCCTGGGCCTGGATGACAACCAGAGGCTAGTGTGCGGCATGGCGCTTGGTTTTGCCGACCCGAGTGCGCCGTCAAACAGTTTCATTGCCGAACGCGCGCCGTTATCGGCATTCGCGCAGTTCGTCGTCACTTTGAACTGA
- a CDS encoding FadR/GntR family transcriptional regulator produces MALPIDTTSTESSFRVVARTIEQQILSGEINPGDILPAEARLAEQLGVNRSTIREAIRVLEQNGFVKREPGRRKLITSIPHSGEISQRLTATMVLNQVTFEELWEAMYALEPAAAAAAAVRGNDEDFAAIEVNLAATRQALEDCASLVELDIEFHELVAKATRNRAIQMARAPLSTLFYPPFYTVMSQLNAGQRLLTAHEHIYQAIRDHDTVNARGWMEKHIQDFERGYELANLNMNSPVHMPER; encoded by the coding sequence ATGGCACTGCCAATTGATACCACCTCTACGGAATCCAGCTTCCGCGTGGTGGCCCGAACCATTGAACAGCAGATCCTCTCCGGGGAAATCAATCCCGGGGACATCCTGCCGGCTGAAGCCAGGCTAGCGGAACAACTGGGCGTAAACCGCTCGACCATCCGGGAGGCCATCCGGGTCCTGGAGCAGAACGGTTTTGTCAAACGCGAACCGGGGCGACGCAAGTTGATCACCTCGATCCCGCATTCCGGTGAGATCTCCCAGCGCCTCACCGCCACCATGGTGCTCAACCAGGTGACGTTCGAGGAGTTGTGGGAAGCGATGTACGCCCTGGAGCCGGCAGCCGCAGCTGCCGCAGCGGTACGTGGCAACGACGAGGATTTTGCCGCAATCGAGGTCAATCTCGCCGCGACGCGCCAGGCACTGGAGGACTGTGCAAGCCTGGTGGAACTGGATATCGAGTTCCACGAATTAGTGGCCAAGGCAACACGCAACCGGGCGATCCAAATGGCCAGGGCGCCATTGAGCACGCTTTTTTATCCGCCCTTTTACACGGTGATGTCGCAGCTCAATGCGGGTCAGCGCTTATTGACCGCTCACGAACATATTTACCAGGCCATTCGCGATCACGACACGGTCAATGCCCGGGGCTGGATGGAAAAACACATTCAGGACTTCGAACGTGGCTATGAGTTGGCGAACCTGAACATGAACAGTCCGGTGCATATGCCCGAACGATGA
- a CDS encoding lecithin retinol acyltransferase family protein, producing MNKLLMKTIGIVSSLGSICLNSVVVNMECESSVNGPFFENGSRACSVNSAPTPWEADSKHAAFIVRDADRLSPGSHLMSPRKFYVHHGIYLGDGKVAHYSGLSASLQAGPIEVTDLDRFGNGSSIWVDQEQCAFSSDEIIVRAMSRVGESQYKILSNNCEHFCNWCINGNSYSAQVTEYLHRPFRLVRILFSSKTGLIA from the coding sequence GTGAACAAGCTACTGATGAAAACAATTGGCATTGTATCCTCCCTGGGTTCGATCTGTTTGAACTCGGTAGTCGTCAATATGGAATGTGAATCAAGCGTGAATGGCCCGTTTTTTGAAAACGGTTCCCGTGCCTGCAGCGTTAACAGTGCGCCAACACCATGGGAAGCAGACTCAAAGCATGCAGCCTTCATAGTCCGCGACGCTGATCGCCTGAGCCCCGGATCGCACCTGATGAGTCCGCGCAAGTTCTATGTTCATCACGGCATCTACCTTGGCGATGGCAAGGTCGCTCATTACTCTGGATTGAGTGCATCGCTGCAAGCCGGCCCTATCGAAGTCACTGACCTGGATCGCTTCGGCAACGGCAGTTCCATCTGGGTAGATCAGGAGCAGTGCGCTTTTTCCAGCGACGAGATCATTGTGCGGGCCATGTCGAGAGTCGGTGAATCACAGTACAAAATCCTGTCAAACAACTGCGAACACTTTTGCAATTGGTGTATCAACGGCAATAGCTACAGCGCACAAGTTACCGAGTACCTCCATCGCCCTTTCCGCTTGGTGCGCATACTTTTCTCGTCGAAGACAGGTTTGATTGCTTAG
- a CDS encoding CaiB/BaiF CoA transferase family protein: MSTPVMALEGLKILDLTRLLPGAFCTQILADLGAEVIKIEQPLSGDYNRAFTPLNKVESGSFLLLNRNKQSITLNLKSEQGKQILLDLARDADVLIEGFRPGVMRRLGLAYETLSEINPRLIYCAISGYGQDGPDHLKAGHDLNYMAQAGALQLFGKAGEGPMVPGLSIADVGGGSLMATTGILSALHARHRTGKGQLVDVSMHDGAISWLALHAADSLFAGIEPRGGERPFIGQAPCYNVYRCADGKYFALGLIEAHFWLRFCQHLQLEELENEQWPTGERCVQQKQLLASLFARQSRDAWVETFNDVDLPVGPVLDIAEALDAPHARHRQMLQHIEHPVEGVIPQLGFPVKYSLTPCTLRSPPPLLGEHNETVLGALGYSAGQIDALRQSRVI; the protein is encoded by the coding sequence ATGAGCACTCCTGTGATGGCGCTCGAAGGCCTGAAGATTCTCGACCTGACCCGCCTGCTGCCCGGTGCATTCTGCACGCAGATCCTGGCCGATCTGGGGGCTGAAGTGATCAAGATTGAGCAGCCACTGAGCGGCGATTACAACCGCGCGTTTACCCCGCTGAACAAGGTCGAGTCTGGCTCCTTTCTCCTGCTTAACCGTAACAAACAAAGCATCACGCTCAATCTGAAAAGCGAACAGGGAAAGCAGATCCTGCTGGATCTGGCGCGGGATGCGGACGTGTTGATCGAAGGCTTCCGCCCAGGCGTGATGCGACGTTTGGGTCTGGCTTACGAGACGTTGAGCGAGATCAATCCACGGCTTATCTATTGCGCCATTTCCGGCTACGGCCAGGACGGTCCTGACCACCTCAAGGCTGGCCACGATCTCAACTATATGGCGCAGGCCGGGGCGTTGCAGTTGTTCGGCAAGGCTGGCGAGGGACCGATGGTGCCGGGCCTGTCGATTGCCGACGTCGGTGGCGGTTCGCTGATGGCGACCACCGGCATTCTGTCTGCACTGCATGCCCGTCACCGGACCGGTAAAGGCCAATTGGTGGACGTGTCGATGCATGACGGCGCGATTTCCTGGCTGGCCCTGCATGCCGCCGACTCATTGTTCGCCGGCATCGAACCCCGAGGCGGCGAGCGCCCGTTTATTGGCCAGGCGCCCTGCTACAACGTCTACCGCTGCGCCGATGGCAAGTACTTCGCGCTGGGCTTGATCGAGGCACATTTCTGGCTGCGGTTTTGCCAGCATCTGCAACTCGAAGAGCTTGAGAACGAGCAATGGCCAACCGGCGAGCGCTGCGTGCAGCAAAAGCAATTGCTGGCCAGCCTGTTTGCCAGGCAGTCCCGCGATGCCTGGGTGGAAACCTTCAATGACGTCGACCTGCCGGTCGGGCCGGTACTGGACATCGCCGAAGCACTGGATGCACCACACGCCAGACACCGACAAATGCTTCAACACATTGAGCATCCGGTGGAAGGTGTGATTCCACAACTGGGCTTCCCGGTGAAGTACTCCCTGACGCCTTGTACCCTCAGAAGCCCGCCTCCATTGCTGGGCGAGCACAATGAAACAGTACTCGGCGCCCTCGGCTACAGCGCCGGTCAAATCGATGCGCTTCGACAATCGCGGGTGATCTGA
- a CDS encoding 3-isopropylmalate dehydratase codes for MSLLNLRGRVAYVFEEENFDIDQIVGVKNIRTSDAEALAKLAMSAYDEHFARDMRPGDVLVGAANFGYGHPHYPPMIAMRQLGITAVIAESFSPGYWWGEMAEGFPQIECPGITRLVKRWDEIEVDWQRLRVINHSQGTELTFRPFSQSDLHVLEAGGLIPYIKQQRQCR; via the coding sequence ATGAGCCTGCTCAATCTACGCGGCCGTGTGGCTTACGTATTCGAAGAGGAAAATTTCGATATCGATCAAATTGTGGGTGTCAAGAATATCCGCACAAGCGATGCCGAAGCGTTGGCCAAGTTGGCCATGAGTGCTTACGACGAACACTTTGCGCGGGACATGCGACCCGGTGACGTGTTGGTCGGTGCTGCCAACTTCGGCTATGGGCATCCACACTACCCACCGATGATCGCCATGCGCCAATTGGGTATCACTGCGGTGATCGCCGAGTCCTTTTCGCCAGGTTACTGGTGGGGAGAAATGGCCGAAGGCTTTCCGCAAATCGAATGCCCGGGCATCACCCGACTGGTGAAGCGCTGGGACGAGATTGAAGTGGATTGGCAGCGCCTTCGGGTGATCAACCACAGTCAAGGCACCGAACTGACGTTCCGGCCCTTCAGCCAATCCGACCTGCATGTGCTCGAGGCCGGAGGGCTCATTCCCTACATCAAACAACAACGGCAATGCCGATAG